A single Clostridium sp. AN503 DNA region contains:
- a CDS encoding RHS repeat-associated core domain-containing protein produces MEQLTASVDPEGKATEFTYNLVGELASVTKPGDRRTDLQYDGNYNVTAISDAKGYIYQYTYDKDNCLTGTKNPLGETTATAYDPGSRVTSVTDRMGLTESYTYDPHGNVLSVTATNGLITHFAYDILDNLVKVTMPSNLTATYTYDVMGNVTSATDTMLRTTRYTYDAENNMTSITDAMGRKEVMTYDIGGRNTSYTSNGGNKISYDYDRLNNLAEKSYEDTRDPESKEGVLYAYDVTGQRVSMMDRSGESKYEYDGLGRITKVTSGSGEVTQYAYDGCDQLESITYADGKKVSYKYDKNDNLTEVTDRTGAVTTYTYDAINRVTEIHRPNGVSTYNTYNARDQITDMKNICDDCEWTISEYHYTYDDRGFIVGEDVTESLYAYAWDDKHDGKHENWHDDKFPHGDKHINKHAKDGIYNFQIIGTKRSFEYDDDGKLIRATEKEDRQGTYVYDYEYDDMGNRTFFKKSRNGVVQESAEYTYNAANQMVAARLYDGKHYKDVEYTYDADGNRVMQEEVKPDGNRKVELTYDYSVENRLKAVHDKNDLLVAMAYDGDGNRIFQLNYNLHTDDDWKGNSGNGNGNNKDNSGSGNKGNNSGNGTGSKKGILTSIGSFFGMDDGTEESEETIEGSTVSNVTARKSNGNKDKDKGNNGNDKNNGKGNGNGNSGNNGNGNNGNGNSGNNGNGNSGNHGNGNGNTSTRGNNDNNGNANGNTNNTGGSQNQSGILFPIDGEVFELEAELIGMIKTTGKEKNYELVEYVNDVNREHAEVLMELNINGIMDTAYSYGNERLTNERFTEWTGYYTYDPRGSVTGVTDSKGMIWQSYRYSANGDLTFGKPQYNNVYSYNAENYNPNMESQYLRARYYNVPNGNFLTEDSYLGNIIDPLTLNRYNYVKSSPLNYIDPSGHIPSTTPDSPTSPYWEGHPNNGSNESACRAIDEMIRRNHGALIGGATGVAIVMLTAASGGSALIIFGAGMMGGATGMMTGGMLQKGVDSASIAYELKTKYGYDIAECQDIEVSELPEAAQKLCEQYQENVEDAETYLEAGTAAGLMGASLYEAGILIDAIGPSVKSTSRDAYEKIKSWISNTNRGTGSSKYLSKPVQGGVLNIGAGTRPIENAYNIDINPTVEGVYQGSATNLSGIATGSQSKVIMQNPYKYEVLNPEVNRVLEKGGVVEITGGLTNGTFKQIYNMKTEKLSELGYEIVTKGLAENAEKGYTTTGKPVQSTIYEIILRKIGG; encoded by the coding sequence ATCGAACAGCTCACTGCAAGCGTAGACCCGGAGGGCAAGGCGACGGAGTTCACTTATAACCTGGTGGGAGAGCTTGCATCCGTCACTAAACCGGGAGACCGGAGGACGGACCTCCAGTATGACGGAAATTACAACGTGACTGCCATCAGCGATGCGAAGGGATATATTTACCAGTACACTTACGATAAGGATAACTGCCTGACCGGGACGAAGAATCCGCTGGGAGAGACCACCGCGACTGCGTATGACCCGGGAAGCCGTGTCACCAGCGTGACCGACCGGATGGGACTGACGGAGAGCTATACCTACGACCCGCACGGCAATGTCTTGAGCGTGACTGCTACCAACGGCCTGATCACCCACTTTGCTTATGACATCCTGGACAACCTGGTAAAGGTGACCATGCCCAGCAACTTAACAGCCACCTACACCTATGATGTGATGGGCAATGTGACCAGCGCGACGGATACCATGCTGCGTACTACCCGGTACACCTACGATGCAGAGAACAACATGACCTCCATCACCGACGCCATGGGACGTAAGGAGGTCATGACTTATGACATCGGCGGAAGGAACACCAGCTATACCAGCAACGGCGGAAATAAGATCAGCTACGATTATGACCGCTTAAATAATCTGGCGGAGAAGTCCTACGAGGATACCAGGGATCCGGAAAGCAAAGAGGGTGTACTCTACGCATACGATGTGACCGGCCAGCGCGTGTCCATGATGGACCGGAGCGGGGAATCAAAGTACGAATACGACGGCCTTGGGCGCATCACCAAGGTGACCAGCGGCTCCGGCGAAGTGACCCAGTACGCTTATGATGGCTGTGACCAGCTGGAGAGCATCACCTACGCTGACGGGAAGAAGGTCAGCTACAAGTACGATAAGAATGACAACCTGACAGAGGTGACCGACCGGACCGGGGCCGTGACCACCTATACTTATGATGCGATCAACCGGGTGACGGAGATCCACCGCCCGAATGGTGTCAGCACCTACAATACCTACAATGCGAGAGACCAGATCACGGATATGAAGAACATCTGTGATGACTGTGAGTGGACCATCAGCGAGTACCATTACACCTATGACGACCGGGGCTTCATCGTGGGAGAGGACGTGACGGAATCCTTATACGCCTATGCCTGGGATGACAAGCATGACGGGAAGCATGAGAACTGGCATGACGATAAGTTCCCGCATGGGGATAAGCATATCAACAAGCATGCCAAGGACGGTATCTACAACTTCCAGATCATCGGGACAAAGCGGAGTTTTGAGTACGATGATGACGGCAAGCTGATCCGTGCGACGGAGAAGGAGGACCGCCAGGGGACCTATGTGTATGACTATGAGTACGATGACATGGGGAACCGTACCTTCTTTAAGAAGTCCAGGAACGGCGTGGTGCAGGAGAGCGCAGAGTATACCTATAATGCGGCGAACCAGATGGTCGCGGCAAGGCTGTATGACGGTAAGCACTATAAGGATGTGGAGTATACTTACGATGCGGATGGAAACCGGGTTATGCAGGAGGAAGTGAAGCCGGACGGGAACCGGAAGGTGGAGCTGACCTATGACTACAGTGTGGAGAACCGCTTGAAGGCAGTCCATGACAAGAACGACCTCTTAGTCGCCATGGCCTATGACGGGGACGGGAACCGGATCTTCCAGCTCAATTATAACCTGCATACGGACGATGACTGGAAGGGCAATTCCGGCAACGGCAATGGCAACAATAAGGATAACTCCGGGAGCGGGAACAAAGGAAATAACAGCGGGAACGGGACCGGGAGCAAGAAGGGCATCCTGACAAGCATTGGAAGCTTCTTTGGGATGGATGATGGGACAGAGGAGTCAGAGGAGACCATAGAGGGGTCTACCGTGTCTAACGTCACGGCGAGGAAGTCCAACGGGAATAAGGACAAAGATAAGGGCAATAACGGGAACGACAAGAATAACGGCAAGGGGAATGGAAACGGTAACTCTGGCAATAACGGGAATGGTAACAATGGAAACGGTAACTCCGGCAATAACGGAAACGGCAATTCCGGTAATCATGGAAATGGTAACGGAAACACTAGCACCAGGGGCAATAACGATAATAACGGAAATGCCAATGGAAATACCAACAATACCGGAGGCAGCCAGAACCAGAGCGGCATCCTGTTCCCGATCGACGGCGAAGTATTCGAGCTGGAAGCAGAGCTGATCGGTATGATCAAGACTACTGGCAAGGAAAAGAACTACGAGCTAGTGGAGTACGTCAATGACGTGAACCGGGAGCATGCGGAAGTCTTGATGGAGCTGAACATCAATGGTATAATGGATACAGCTTACAGCTACGGAAATGAACGCCTGACCAATGAGCGGTTCACAGAGTGGACGGGTTATTATACCTACGATCCGAGAGGCAGCGTGACGGGAGTTACGGACAGCAAGGGGATGATCTGGCAGTCGTACCGGTATAGTGCGAATGGCGACCTTACGTTTGGCAAACCGCAGTATAACAACGTGTACAGCTATAATGCGGAGAATTATAATCCGAACATGGAGAGCCAGTATCTGCGGGCGAGATATTATAACGTGCCGAACGGAAACTTCCTGACGGAAGACTCGTACCTTGGAAATATTATAGATCCATTGACGCTTAATAGGTATAACTACGTTAAGAGTAGTCCTTTGAATTATATTGATCCGAGCGGGCATATACCATCAACAACTCCAGACAGTCCGACTTCACCATATTGGGAAGGACACCCAAATAATGGAAGCAATGAAAGCGCATGCCGAGCAATCGATGAAATGATAAGAAGAAATCATGGAGCGTTGATTGGAGGTGCAACAGGTGTAGCGATTGTTATGCTGACAGCAGCTTCTGGGGGTTCTGCATTAATCATTTTTGGAGCAGGAATGATGGGTGGAGCGACTGGAATGATGACAGGAGGTATGCTGCAAAAAGGGGTAGACAGTGCGAGCATAGCCTATGAATTAAAAACCAAGTATGGTTACGATATAGCGGAATGCCAAGACATAGAAGTATCAGAACTGCCAGAGGCGGCGCAGAAGTTATGCGAGCAGTATCAAGAGAATGTAGAAGATGCAGAAACATATCTTGAAGCGGGTACAGCAGCAGGCTTAATGGGTGCATCATTATATGAAGCCGGGATTTTGATAGATGCAATAGGACCATCGGTAAAATCCACATCGAGGGATGCTTATGAAAAGATAAAAAGTTGGATTAGTAATACAAATAGGGGGACAGGTAGTTCAAAATATCTTAGCAAACCAGTCCAAGGAGGTGTGTTAAATATTGGAGCGGGAACTAGACCTATAGAGAATGCTTACAATATCGATATAAATCCAACAGTTGAAGGGGTGTATCAAGGAAGTGCCACAAATTTAAGTGGTATAGCAACAGGTAGCCAAAGTAAAGTCATTATGCAAAATCCGTACAAATATGAGGTGCTAAATCCAGAAGTAAACAGAGTGTTGGAAAAAGGAGGAGTGGTAGAAATAACAGGAGGACTGACTAATGGGACTTTTAAGCAAATATACAATATGAAAACAGAAAAACTGTCTGAATTAGGCTATGAAATTGTTACAAAGGGTTTAGCAGAAAATGCAGAAAAAGGATATACAACAACGGGAAAACCTGTTCAAAGTACTATTTATGAGATTATTCTTAGAAAAATTGGGGGGTGA
- a CDS encoding RHS repeat-associated core domain-containing protein — MGEDVTESLYAYAWDDKHDGKHENWHDDKFPHEDKHINKHAKDGIYNFQIIGTKRSFEYDDDGKLIRATEKEDRQGTYVYDYEYDDMGNRTFFKKSRNGVVKESAEYTYNAANQMVAARLYDGKHYKNVEYTYDADGNRVMQEEVKPDENRKVELTYDYSVENRLKAVHDKNDLLVAMAYDGDGNRIFQLNYNLHTDDDWKGNSGNGNGNNKDNFGSGNKGNNSGNGTGSKKGILTSIGSFFGMDDGTEESEETLEVSTATNAKEKKSNGNKDKDKGNNGNDKNNGKGNGNSGNHENGNGNTSTGGNNDNNGNANGNTNNTGGSQNQSGILFPIDGEVSELEAELIGMIKTTGKEKNYELVEYVNDVNREHVEVLMELNINGIMDTAYSYGNERLTNERFTEWTGYYTYDPRGSVTGVTDSKGMIWQSYRYNANGDFTFGKPQYNNVYSYNAENYNPNMESQYLRARYYNVPNGNFLTEDSYLGNIIDPLTLNRYNYVKSSPLNYIDPSGCIADFLDKLNQNDKSWNYEVPDYSSFFKPWSEKSRSEKIDELIRSDNVFMNFASKIEDENEREEYIDTLLNLYDALDNATKLSKAIECENEKTKKVSRLKQEWNRRVDKEIRNIEILLTLSKAAGANTANFSLAGTIAYGLKGTISAGVTIDVEGNVAIQWSGAVGGGFPQAGITANVAVTNAPTYKELEDWGMDLGGSLSLSGVDGGFELLIIPNEDGIYMGRNFSAGGVVVPTIVELHAELSYTGTIYSFNIFEVLEALKFNMD, encoded by the coding sequence GTGGGAGAGGACGTGACGGAATCCTTATACGCTTATGCCTGGGATGACAAGCATGACGGGAAGCATGAGAACTGGCATGACGATAAGTTCCCGCATGAGGATAAGCATATCAACAAACATGCCAAGGACGGTATCTACAACTTCCAGATCATCGGGACGAAGCGGAGTTTTGAGTACGATGATGACGGCAAGCTGATCCGTGCGACCGAGAAGGAGGACCGCCAGGGGACCTATGTGTATGACTATGAGTACGATGACATGGGGAACCGTACCTTCTTTAAGAAGTCCAGGAACGGTGTGGTGAAGGAGAGCGCAGAGTATACCTATAATGCGGCGAACCAGATGGTGGCGGCAAGGCTGTATGACGGTAAGCACTATAAGAATGTAGAGTATACTTACGATGCGGATGGAAACCGGGTCATGCAGGAGGAAGTGAAGCCGGACGAGAACCGAAAGGTGGAGCTGACCTATGACTACAGTGTGGAGAACCGCTTGAAGGCAGTCCATGACAAGAACGACCTTTTAGTCGCCATGGCTTATGACGGGGACGGGAACCGGATCTTCCAGCTCAATTATAACCTGCATACGGACGATGACTGGAAGGGCAACTCTGGCAACGGCAATGGCAACAACAAGGATAACTTCGGGAGCGGGAACAAAGGAAATAATAGTGGGAACGGGACCGGGAGCAAGAAGGGAATCCTGACAAGCATTGGAAGTTTCTTTGGGATGGATGACGGGACAGAGGAGTCAGAGGAGACCCTGGAAGTGTCCACCGCTACCAATGCCAAAGAGAAGAAATCCAACGGCAATAAGGACAAAGATAAAGGCAACAACGGGAACGATAAGAACAACGGTAAGGGAAACGGTAACTCTGGTAATCATGAAAATGGTAACGGAAACACCAGCACCGGGGGCAATAACGACAACAACGGAAATGCCAATGGAAACACCAACAATACTGGAGGAAGCCAGAACCAGAGCGGCATCCTGTTCCCGATCGACGGTGAAGTATCCGAGCTGGAAGCAGAGCTGATCGGCATGATCAAGACTACTGGCAAGGAAAAGAACTATGAGCTGGTGGAGTACGTCAATGACGTAAACCGGGAGCATGTGGAAGTCTTGATGGAGCTGAACATCAATGGTATAATGGATACAGCTTACAGCTATGGAAATGAGCGTCTGACTAATGAGAGGTTCACGGAGTGGACTGGCTATTATACCTACGACCCGAGAGGCAGCGTGACGGGAGTTACGGACAGCAAGGGGATGATCTGGCAGTCGTACCGTTATAATGCCAATGGCGACTTCACGTTTGGCAAACCGCAGTATAACAACGTGTACAGCTATAATGCGGAGAATTATAATCCGAACATGGAGAGCCAATATCTGCGGGCCAGATACTACAATGTGCCGAATGGAAACTTCCTGACAGAAGACTCGTACCTTGGCAATATCATAGATCCGCTGACACTTAACAGGTATAACTATGTCAAGAGCAGTCCGCTGAACTATATTGATCCGAGTGGATGTATAGCTGACTTTTTGGACAAATTGAATCAGAACGACAAGTCATGGAATTATGAAGTGCCAGATTATTCATCATTTTTTAAACCTTGGAGTGAAAAGAGTAGATCTGAGAAAATAGATGAATTGATACGTTCTGATAACGTTTTTATGAATTTTGCATCAAAAATAGAGGATGAAAATGAGCGAGAAGAATATATTGATACATTATTGAATTTATATGATGCATTAGATAATGCTACGAAATTATCAAAAGCAATCGAGTGTGAAAACGAAAAAACAAAAAAGGTTAGCAGGTTGAAACAAGAATGGAATAGGCGTGTAGATAAAGAGATAAGGAATATTGAAATTCTATTGACGTTATCCAAGGCAGCAGGTGCTAATACGGCTAATTTTAGTCTTGCTGGAACGATTGCTTATGGCTTAAAGGGAACTATAAGTGCAGGCGTAACAATAGATGTTGAAGGAAATGTAGCAATTCAATGGTCTGGGGCAGTTGGAGGAGGATTTCCTCAAGCCGGTATAACCGCTAATGTTGCAGTGACAAATGCGCCAACATATAAAGAACTGGAAGATTGGGGGATGGATCTTGGTGGTTCATTATCATTGTCTGGAGTAGATGGTGGTTTTGAATTGTTAATTATACCAAATGAGGATGGTATATATATGGGTAGAAATTTTTCTGCTGGGGGAGTCGTTGTGCCAACAATAGTTGAATTACATGCAGAATTAAGTTATACAGGTACTATATATAGTTTTAACATATTTGAAGTATTAGAAGCATTAAAATTTAATATGGATTAA
- a CDS encoding RHS repeat-associated core domain-containing protein — MGERDWAFQLNYNLHTDDDWNGNVGNNGNSDNHGNGNGNTSTGGNNDNNGNANGNTNNTGGSQNQSGILFPVDGEVSELEAELIDMIKMTGKEKNYELVEYINDVNREHVEVLMELNINGIMDTAYSYGNERLTNERFTDWTGYYTYDPRGSVTGVTDSKGMIWQSYRYNANGDLTFGKPQYNNVYSYNAESYNPNMESQYLRARYYNVPHANFLTKDSYLGNITDPLTLNRYNYVKSSPLNYIDPSGHRSYGIGAPQNLTDPHNYETPNYEAVFGKDWNQSTNKLIEQLERGNITFSKPGSELQLSISLAKDRGEVNVCELGKQVGSFLLGMYMANQNYTMNPLNFGIDQWGMQKFARSLIAIGETYVAKNYLDTEMYYTGKFVVDAYKYATSRLRQTHLICCIIL, encoded by the coding sequence TTGGGAGAAAGGGACTGGGCCTTTCAACTCAACTACAACCTGCATACAGATGATGACTGGAACGGTAACGTCGGTAACAACGGCAATTCTGATAATCATGGAAATGGTAACGGAAACACCAGCACCGGGGGCAATAACGACAACAACGGAAATGCCAATGGAAACACCAATAATACCGGAGGAAGCCAGAACCAGAGCGGCATCCTGTTCCCGGTCGACGGCGAAGTCTCCGAGCTGGAAGCAGAGCTGATCGATATGATCAAGATGACCGGAAAGGAGAAGAACTACGAGTTAGTAGAGTACATCAATGACGTGAACCGGGAGCATGTGGAAGTCTTGATGGAGCTGAACATCAATGGTATAATGGATACAGCTTACAGCTATGGAAATGAACGCCTGACCAATGAGCGGTTTACGGATTGGACTGGCTACTATACCTACGACCCGAGGGGCAGCGTGACGGGAGTTACGGACAGCAAGGGGATGATCTGGCAGTCGTACCGTTATAATGCCAATGGCGACTTAACGTTTGGCAAGCCGCAGTACAACAACGTGTACAGCTATAACGCAGAGAGTTATAATCCGAACATGGAGAGCCAGTACTTGCGGGCAAGATATTATAATGTGCCCCATGCAAACTTCCTGACGAAGGATTCATACCTTGGCAATATCACAGATCCATTGACTTTAAATCGATACAACTATGTCAAGAGCAGTCCGCTGAATTATATTGATCCGAGTGGTCATAGGTCGTATGGAATCGGTGCGCCACAAAATTTGACAGATCCACATAATTATGAAACACCAAACTATGAGGCTGTATTTGGTAAAGATTGGAACCAGAGTACTAATAAACTGATAGAACAATTAGAAAGGGGTAATATAACTTTCTCAAAACCTGGAAGTGAACTTCAGCTTTCTATTTCATTAGCAAAAGACAGAGGTGAAGTAAACGTATGTGAGTTGGGAAAACAGGTGGGGAGCTTTTTGCTAGGAATGTATATGGCAAATCAAAATTACACCATGAATCCGTTGAATTTTGGAATTGATCAGTGGGGAATGCAGAAGTTTGCCAGATCATTGATAGCAATTGGTGAAACATATGTAGCAAAAAATTATCTTGATACTGAAAT